One Cupriavidus pauculus genomic window, TCTGCTTGAGGTAGTCGCCCGCGCGTTCGCCGCCCGACAGCGCGCACGGCAGGTTCGTGCAGACCGTGAGCTTGTACTTGCCCACCGGCTTGGTGTCGTACATGTTGTAGAACGTCGCCACCTCTTCCACCCACACGGGCGGCATCTCGAGGTAGCTCGCGACGAACTGCATGACTTCGGGGGAAACCCAACCCACCTCGCCCTGTGCAACGGCGAGTGCCGCCATCACGGCCGACTGTTTCTGGTCGGTCGGATACTTCGCGATCGCGCGATCGATTTCCTTGAGAGCTTCTGCTGATAGCATGGTCATTGCAGTAAAACGGCGAACGCCACGTGACATTCCACGCGGCACGTCCGCTGGTTTGCAGCCGTCGCTGCCTTGTTCCGCCAGTTGGCCGCCGTCATGCCCGGATCGTCGTCCGGGCAACGGCCCATATCCTTAGCGGTCGATCTCGCCGAACACGATGTCCTGCGTGCCGATGATCGTGACCGCGTCCGCAATCATGTGCCCCTTGGCCATTTCGTCGAGGGCCGCGAGGTGAGCAAAGCCGGGCGCGCGGATCTTCAGGCGGTACGGCTTGTTCGCGCCGTCCGAGATCGCATAGATACCAAACTCGCCCTTCGGATGTTCCACGGCCGCGTAGGCTTCGCCCGGCGGCACATGGATACCTTCGGTGAAGAGCTTGAAATGGTGAATCAGCTCTTCCATGTTCGACTTCATGTCCACGCGCGACGGCGGTGCCACCTTGTGGTTCTCGGTGATGACCGGACCCGGGTTGCGGCGCAGCCAGTCCACGCACTGCTTGATGATGCGGTTCGACTGGCGCATTTCTTCCACGCGCACGAGATATCGCGCGTAGCAGTCGCCGCCAACGCCAACCGGCACATCGAAGTCGACCTTGTCGTACACCTCGTAGGGCTGCTTCTTGCG contains:
- the nuoE gene encoding NADH-quinone oxidoreductase subunit NuoE; this encodes MLSAEALKEIDRAIAKYPTDQKQSAVMAALAVAQGEVGWVSPEVMQFVASYLEMPPVWVEEVATFYNMYDTKPVGKYKLTVCTNLPCALSGGERAGDYLKQKLGIDYNETTADGCFTLKEGECMGACGDAPVAIVNNTRMCSFMSNDKLDALIEELRAEAAAKGGK